The following proteins come from a genomic window of Methanosarcina sp. MTP4:
- the mfnA gene encoding tyrosine decarboxylase MfnA, which translates to MNEQGLSEKEVLSLLKKAKSEDTDYYRVLSSMCTHPHAIAAEAHMLFIEANLGDLGLFPGTYGFEKEVISMLGELLHAPSLRNSGKFSDGEFCGYLTTGGTESNIQAIRAMKNLSAHRKPQITNPNIVIPDSAHFSFDKIANMLGIEIRRAGLDPDFRVDLASVEKLTDKNTIGLVGIAGNTEFGQVDPIEGLSELVLEKDLFLHIDAAFGGFVIPFLEKSYPFDFEVPGVTSVAIDPHKMGLSTIPSGALLFRSHSFLDSLQVKTPYLTTKSQFTLTGTRSGASVAATYAVMKHLGREGYRKNVEYCMELTEKLVKGARKLGFYPLLTPVMNVVALGVPEPDLVREQLHEKFGWNVSIVRSPRALRLVLMPHTTTQDIEEFLKALEKVVAEL; encoded by the coding sequence ATGAATGAGCAGGGTCTTTCTGAAAAAGAGGTTTTATCCCTCCTGAAAAAGGCGAAATCAGAGGATACAGATTATTATCGTGTTTTAAGTTCAATGTGCACTCATCCCCATGCAATTGCAGCGGAGGCTCACATGCTTTTTATTGAGGCCAACCTGGGGGATCTCGGGCTCTTTCCGGGAACTTATGGTTTTGAAAAGGAAGTCATCAGCATGCTGGGAGAGTTGCTCCATGCTCCTTCCCTTAGAAATTCCGGTAAGTTTTCCGACGGGGAGTTCTGTGGTTATCTTACAACCGGGGGGACAGAATCCAATATCCAGGCAATCAGGGCAATGAAGAACCTGAGTGCTCACAGAAAACCTCAGATCACAAATCCCAACATCGTAATCCCGGATTCGGCTCATTTTTCTTTTGATAAGATCGCAAATATGCTTGGAATAGAGATCCGAAGGGCTGGTCTGGACCCTGATTTCAGGGTTGATCTGGCTTCCGTGGAAAAACTAACCGATAAAAATACCATAGGGCTTGTGGGAATAGCCGGAAACACGGAATTCGGGCAGGTAGATCCTATAGAAGGTCTCTCTGAACTTGTGCTTGAAAAGGACCTTTTCCTGCATATTGATGCTGCTTTTGGGGGTTTTGTAATTCCCTTCCTTGAAAAGTCATATCCTTTCGACTTTGAAGTGCCAGGTGTTACTTCCGTCGCCATTGACCCGCACAAGATGGGCCTTTCCACAATTCCCTCGGGAGCTTTGCTCTTCAGGTCGCACAGCTTCCTCGATTCCCTTCAGGTCAAAACTCCTTATCTCACCACAAAATCCCAGTTCACCCTCACAGGCACCCGAAGTGGGGCCTCAGTTGCTGCAACCTACGCTGTGATGAAGCACCTTGGAAGGGAAGGATACAGGAAAAACGTGGAATACTGCATGGAGCTTACTGAAAAACTTGTAAAAGGTGCCAGAAAACTAGGCTTCTATCCCCTGCTCACCCCTGTTATGAACGTCGTCGCCCTCGGTGTGCCCGAACCTGACCTTGTCCGGGAACAGCTCCATGAAAAATTCGGCTGGAACGTCTCAATTGTCCGCAGCCCCAGAGCCCTCCGCCTCGTCCTCATGCCCCACACTACAACCCAGGATATCGAAGAATTCCTGAAGGCTCTGGAGAAAGTAGTAGCAGAACTTTGA
- the putP gene encoding sodium/proline symporter PutP, with translation MVSDSFSIILIFALYLLFMISIGVLYYRKTENLADYILGGRKLNSWVTALSSQASDMSGWLLLGLPGYAYLAGMEAIWIGIGLAVGTYLNWKFVAKKLRQYTQVAGDAITIPVYFENRFRDNTHALRIISAILILVFFLLYTSSGLVAGGKLFNTVFDIPYQQALLIGALVIISYTFLGGFMAVCWTDFFQGALMICAIVLVPSMAMKGMGGYGSTLDLIQSIDPQLLNPWTALAGGAIPLVSNLAWGLGYFGMPHILVRFMAIESPDKIKQARLIAMVWVVISLIFAVVVGLVGRAYLHPEFLGAGGSETIFMVLVNTMFTPVIAGILLAAILAAIMSTADSQLLVAASAFTEDIYRIVMKKDASEKELVWLGRLAVIAISTIAYMIARDPNNSVMGLVSYAWAGFGAAFGPIIIFSLFWKRTTRNAALGGMVSGGLMVILWKQLSGGIFDLYEIVPGFVLSCIVIYVITILDKEGPSAEIQKEFDRVKQM, from the coding sequence ATGGTATCGGATAGTTTTAGTATCATACTTATTTTTGCTTTATATCTACTCTTCATGATCTCTATCGGGGTTCTCTATTATCGAAAAACTGAGAATCTCGCTGATTATATCCTGGGAGGCAGAAAACTGAACAGCTGGGTTACAGCTTTAAGTTCCCAGGCCTCGGACATGAGCGGCTGGTTGCTACTCGGGCTTCCCGGATATGCCTATCTGGCCGGGATGGAAGCCATCTGGATCGGGATAGGTCTTGCCGTCGGGACTTACCTAAACTGGAAGTTTGTGGCTAAGAAACTGCGTCAGTACACCCAGGTTGCAGGCGACGCGATCACTATCCCCGTGTACTTCGAAAACAGGTTCAGGGATAATACCCATGCCCTCAGGATTATTTCAGCCATCCTGATTCTGGTCTTCTTCCTGCTTTATACTTCCTCGGGACTGGTGGCCGGAGGAAAGCTCTTTAACACCGTTTTCGACATCCCCTACCAGCAAGCCCTTCTAATCGGTGCCCTGGTGATAATCAGTTATACTTTCCTGGGAGGGTTCATGGCTGTCTGCTGGACCGACTTCTTCCAGGGTGCACTCATGATCTGCGCCATCGTCCTGGTGCCTTCTATGGCCATGAAAGGAATGGGTGGATATGGCTCAACCTTGGACCTGATCCAGAGCATTGACCCCCAGCTACTCAACCCCTGGACTGCCCTTGCCGGAGGCGCAATCCCCCTGGTCTCAAACCTGGCATGGGGACTCGGATATTTCGGAATGCCCCACATCCTGGTCCGTTTCATGGCCATCGAATCTCCCGATAAGATCAAGCAGGCAAGGCTCATTGCCATGGTCTGGGTCGTAATTTCCCTGATATTCGCCGTCGTCGTGGGACTTGTAGGAAGGGCCTACCTCCACCCCGAATTCCTGGGAGCCGGGGGCAGTGAAACGATTTTCATGGTCCTGGTCAACACCATGTTCACTCCGGTAATCGCAGGAATCCTCCTTGCAGCCATCCTTGCGGCTATCATGAGTACCGCTGACTCCCAGCTCCTTGTGGCCGCCTCCGCCTTTACGGAAGATATCTACAGGATCGTCATGAAAAAGGACGCCAGCGAAAAAGAGCTGGTCTGGCTCGGCAGACTCGCCGTTATCGCAATTTCCACGATCGCCTACATGATTGCCAGGGACCCTAACAACTCGGTCATGGGCCTTGTTTCCTATGCCTGGGCAGGTTTCGGAGCAGCTTTCGGACCGATAATTATCTTCTCCCTCTTCTGGAAGCGGACCACCAGGAACGCAGCTCTGGGAGGAATGGTTTCCGGTGGCCTCATGGTTATCCTCTGGAAGCAGCTTTCAGGTGGGATCTTCGACCTCTATGAAATCGTGCCCGGTTTTGTCCTCTCATGCATCGTGATCTACGTCATAACCATCCTGGACAAGGAAGGCCCCTCAGCAGAAATCCAGAAAGAGTTCGACCGCGTAAAGCAGATGTGA